The window GGGGGACTTTGAAAGCAAGCAGGAGGACGTATTAAGATGGTGAACAGATTGGTTAGAACACCATCTGAGACATAATGAGTACCTGATAAACATTAGTCATCACTGTATACTTGGCTTCCAGTCCAAGGGCAGTTTGCAAACTGGCCCTCGTGGTGTACACCAATAAGTTCAGTCCttgaaggtggagacaggagaatcagaagaaCAAAGTTATTGCTAGCTGTATGCCCTGCATACAGAGTTTATACTCTGCAAAGTTACCAATATCTGAGATCACATGGTACCTGAAAATGTATTCCCCACTGACATCACTATTCTAAAAGACATGCTGATAATGACTACCTAGAATAATTAGGTCCATTGAGTTTCATAGGTTTACTGTCTTAGGATCGTGGTAGAGGTAAGAAGGAAATGGATGGATTTTAAATCCTTGGAGATAATAGAATCCTCTGAAGTTAACTCATTGTGATTCAacctattaattaaaaaaaaaaaggtaaaactgAAAAGTGGATTGAAAGGGAGACGGTTATTCAATATAGTTTATGGTCTCTGTGGGTTGAGTTGAGCTTTCCTTTTGTTTGCAAACTCCTTTGTTAGGTTGTTCCAGTGAATAAGCCAATTGACTCTTCCTCACCTTTATTCTCCTTGCTCTGCAGAGATCAAACTGGAGGCCCCGTGAGTCATAACACACCACCATACATAGTTATCTAGTACAGTTAATACGCTTCTGTTAACCTAACTGACTACCAAAGTAACTGAACGCATCCGAAGTTTTCCCTCTTACTCTTCTTCACTGCTCCAGGTTGCGAAACAGCGATTTTATTCCCGATGCGGTCTAAGAAGATTTTTGGAAGTGTGCATCCTGTGAGACCAATGAAGCTTGACTCTTTCACTACTTGTATCTGGGTTAAAGCCACAGATGCATTAAACAAAACCATCCTGTTTTCTTACGGCACAAAGTGGAACCcctatgagatccagctgtaccTCAGCTCCCAGTCCCTAGTGTTTGTGGTGGGTGGGAAGGAGAATAAGCTGGTTGCAGACACCGTGGTTCCCCTGGGAAGGTGGACCCACCTCTGTGGTAGCTGGAGTTCAGAGCAGGGAAGCATGTCCTTATGGGTAAATGGGGAGCTGGTGGCTACCAGTGTGGAGAGGGCCACAAGTCACTCTGTTCCTGAGGGTGGACTCCTACAGATTGGCCAAGAAAAGAATGGTTGCTGTGTAGGTGGGGGATTTGATGAAACCTTAGCATTTTCTGGAAGAATCACAGGCTTCAATATCTGGGATCGTGTTCTCAGCGAGGAGGAGATAAAGGAGAGTGGAGGAGTCGAGTCTTGCCACATCAGGGGAAATGTCGTCGGGTGGGGCGTTACAGAAATTCAGCCACATGGAGGAGCTCAGTATGTTTCTTAAGTGTTGTGAAACTCTACTTGAAGCCAAAGGAGACTCATGCTTTAAATACATGCCAGTTGAGAAAGGCTAAAAACTTCGGTGCATAATAAGAACACTTGAGACTAATGAAGGAGAGGCTTGAGTTCGTCTTTATTTATCTTGGCAAAATACTGAATAAACAGTGGAAGGGAAGGCATAGGAGAAGGCTTGGGGACGTTGTTGCTAAGCCTTATGCCTGTGGTGCTTTCGGATTAATGTCTCCCTCTGTCAGATAAACCCTCAGATAACTAAGCAGGGCTGGACTCTGAACAGAAGGACAATTGTGCTACTCTTCTTTGGTTAATTTTGTATTGGCCAGAGACATTTTTATACTGgaagaataacaaaacaagctCTGTTGCCCATTGTTCATTCTTCATGGTGTACCTTGTGACAAAAGGGATAACGAGAAAAACATATTTATACCACAAAGTGACTTATTAACAAACATAAATGTAGCTTACGTGTCATGATCCAGTGTTCTACTTGGAGAGATAGTTGTGTAACTTATATTGTGAAATGGgtttgtattaattttatttttgtaaaactctactgtaaataaaatgttttataaagctAGTCTGTGTCCTCTAATTCAAGTTTAAGAGCTGTTTTGAAGGAAATCTACATTTTTCCTCTAGAGCAGGCAAGCTGTTTGCAGAGACTGCTATGAAAAGAGCAGTTGTTAATATTGTTAGAAGCAAATTCTGTCGCTGCTATAAGCTTTGGTGCCC is drawn from Onychomys torridus chromosome 6, mOncTor1.1, whole genome shotgun sequence and contains these coding sequences:
- the Ptx3 gene encoding pentraxin-related protein PTX3, with the translated sequence MYLPVVLLCAFWSAVLAETSDDYELMYVHLDNEIDNGLHPTEDPTPCDCRREHSEWDKLFIMLENSQMREGMLLQATDDVLRGELQRLRVELGRLAGGMARPCAAGGPADARLARALEPLLQESRDASRRLARLEDAETRRSEATGPGLGAVLEELQRTRADLSVVQSWAARRWLPAGCETAILFPMRSKKIFGSVHPVRPMKLDSFTTCIWVKATDALNKTILFSYGTKWNPYEIQLYLSSQSLVFVVGGKENKLVADTVVPLGRWTHLCGSWSSEQGSMSLWVNGELVATSVERATSHSVPEGGLLQIGQEKNGCCVGGGFDETLAFSGRITGFNIWDRVLSEEEIKESGGVESCHIRGNVVGWGVTEIQPHGGAQYVS